In Corythoichthys intestinalis isolate RoL2023-P3 chromosome 11, ASM3026506v1, whole genome shotgun sequence, a single genomic region encodes these proteins:
- the nkx3-2 gene encoding homeobox protein Nkx-3.2, translating to MAVRGNSLMPFSIQAILNKKDDDRHLPDLDVCFSKTTCWKIFGDVRAASGEPPEKSYDSDSGLSEDNDPKAAGVVQGLRSEKDAGAASDVPDESPQEETDHESAAADNSKSDSELQNAADSSCTADEKCSEQPKQRKKRSRAAFSHAQVFELERRFNHQRYLSGPERADLAASLKLTETQVKIWFQNRRYKTKRRQMAADLMASTPAAKKVAVKVLVRDDQRQYGPGEVLRPPLLSLQPSYYYPYAYCLPAWTLSCTGNP from the exons ATGGCCGTTCGAGGCAACTCGCTCATGCCCTTCTCCATCCAGGCTATACTTAACAAGAAGGACGACGACAGGCACTTGCCCGATCTGGACGTGTGCTTCTCCAAGACGACGTGCTGGAAAATATTCGGGGACGTGCGCGCCGCCTCCGGGGAGCCGCCGGAAAAGAGCTACGACTCGGACTCGGGGCTCAGCGAGGACAACGACCCCAAGGCTGCGGGAGTCGTGCAGGGACTGCGGTCGGAGAAAGACGCCGGGGCCGCGTCTGATGTGCCGGACGAGAGTCCGCAGGAGGAGACAGACCACGAATCTGCAGCCGCGGACAACAGCAAGAGTGACAGCGAGCTCCAGAACGCTGCGG ACTCGAGTTGCACTGCAGACGAGAAGTGCTCCGAGCAGCCCAAGCAGAGAAAGAAGCGCTCCCGGGCGGCCTTCTCCCACGCGCAGGTCTTTGAGCTGGAGCGCCGCTTCAACCACCAGCGGTATCTGTCCGGGCCCGAGCGCGCCGACCTGGCCGCCTCCCTCAAGCTGACAGAGACTCAGGTTAAGATCTGGTTCCAGAACCGGCGCTACAAGACCAAGCGTCGGCAGATGGCCGCCGACCTGATGGCGTCCACGCCGGCCGCCAAGAAGGTGGCGGTCAAGGTGCTGGTGCGCGACGATCAGAGACAGTACGGCCCGGGCGAGGTGCTGCGGCCCCCGCTGCTCTCCCTGCAGCCTTCCTATTATTACCCTTACGCGTACTGCCTCCCCGCGTGGACACTCTCGTGCACGGGAAACCCATGA